The Anas platyrhynchos isolate ZD024472 breed Pekin duck chromosome Z, IASCAAS_PekinDuck_T2T, whole genome shotgun sequence genome includes a window with the following:
- the LOC101798906 gene encoding programmed cell death 1 ligand 2 isoform X2, which produces MECRFPVNGSLNLGLLSVVWEQKRQGHSESRDVYALHKGKALPPSQHHDYVGRAALLHDELESGRAILQITSVKITDAGSYLCLIDYQGADYKYITLEVTASYRIINTQVMRKGDEAKFVFICQSEGFPLAEVFWQNEKNISLTGSANTTYTLTTDGLYNVTSILTFKPNMSENYSCIFWNKEVNEETSAHFSTLALLSTLYSGQKSLILFIIATCVIVTVLLSALIIFQKRKSFKKCHAKKKTGKLNPSLTDENRDDYSPQTEAAYLSTATYSGDSGSVSL; this is translated from the exons ATGGAATGCAGATTCCCTGTGAATGGCTCGTTGAACCTGGGACTCTTAAGTGTTGTCTGGGAGCAGAAGAGGCAAGGTCACTCAGAATCAAGAGATGTGTATGCACTTCACAAGGGGAAAGCACTCCCTCCATCTCAGCATCACGATTACGTGGGAAGAGCAGCACTGTTACATGACGAATTGGAATCGGGACGAGCTATCCTTCAAATCACCAGCGTCAAGATCACAGATGCGGGATCATACCTTTGTCTTATTGACTACCAGGGTGCTGACTACAAGTACATTACTTTGGAAGTAACAG CATCTTACAGGATAATAAACACTCAAGTGATGAGAAAAGGGGATGAagcaaagtttgtttttatatgcCAGTCAGAAGGCTTTCCTCTGGCGGAGGTATTCTGGCAAAATGAGAAGAACATCAGCCTCACTGGGTCTGCAAATACCACCTACACGCTGACTACAGATGGCCTCTACAATGTCACCAGCATCCTCACATTCAAGCCAAACATGAGTGAGAACTACAGCTGCATTTTTTGGAATAAAGAAGTGAATGAAGAAACTTCAGCTCACTTTTCCACTTTAG cTTTATTGAGTACACTGTATAGTGGACAAAAATCCCTGATCTTATTTATCATCGCCACGTGTGTGATAGTAACAGTCCTTCTCTCTGCCTTAATAAtctttcaaaagagaaaatcatTCAAGAAATGCCATGCcaaaaaaaag ACAGGAAAACTGAACCCTAGCCTGACAGATGAGAACA gAGATGACTATAGCCCTCAAACTGAGGCTGCATACTTGTCAACTGCCACATATTCTGGAGACAGTGGGAGTGTGAGTCTGTGA
- the LOC101798906 gene encoding programmed cell death 1 ligand 2 isoform X1: MFQILTLLLLEMQLWVVSGLFTVEVPQQLYVAVFGSNVTMECRFPVNGSLNLGLLSVVWEQKRQGHSESRDVYALHKGKALPPSQHHDYVGRAALLHDELESGRAILQITSVKITDAGSYLCLIDYQGADYKYITLEVTASYRIINTQVMRKGDEAKFVFICQSEGFPLAEVFWQNEKNISLTGSANTTYTLTTDGLYNVTSILTFKPNMSENYSCIFWNKEVNEETSAHFSTLALLSTLYSGQKSLILFIIATCVIVTVLLSALIIFQKRKSFKKCHAKKKTGKLNPSLTDENRDDYSPQTEAAYLSTATYSGDSGSVSL; this comes from the exons ATGTTCCAAATCCTGACACTGCTGTTGCTGGAAATGCAGCTCTGGGTGGTTTCAG GTTTATTTACAGTTGAAGTTCCTCAGCAGCTGTACGTTGCTGTGTTTGGGAGCAATGTGACCATGGAATGCAGATTCCCTGTGAATGGCTCGTTGAACCTGGGACTCTTAAGTGTTGTCTGGGAGCAGAAGAGGCAAGGTCACTCAGAATCAAGAGATGTGTATGCACTTCACAAGGGGAAAGCACTCCCTCCATCTCAGCATCACGATTACGTGGGAAGAGCAGCACTGTTACATGACGAATTGGAATCGGGACGAGCTATCCTTCAAATCACCAGCGTCAAGATCACAGATGCGGGATCATACCTTTGTCTTATTGACTACCAGGGTGCTGACTACAAGTACATTACTTTGGAAGTAACAG CATCTTACAGGATAATAAACACTCAAGTGATGAGAAAAGGGGATGAagcaaagtttgtttttatatgcCAGTCAGAAGGCTTTCCTCTGGCGGAGGTATTCTGGCAAAATGAGAAGAACATCAGCCTCACTGGGTCTGCAAATACCACCTACACGCTGACTACAGATGGCCTCTACAATGTCACCAGCATCCTCACATTCAAGCCAAACATGAGTGAGAACTACAGCTGCATTTTTTGGAATAAAGAAGTGAATGAAGAAACTTCAGCTCACTTTTCCACTTTAG cTTTATTGAGTACACTGTATAGTGGACAAAAATCCCTGATCTTATTTATCATCGCCACGTGTGTGATAGTAACAGTCCTTCTCTCTGCCTTAATAAtctttcaaaagagaaaatcatTCAAGAAATGCCATGCcaaaaaaaag ACAGGAAAACTGAACCCTAGCCTGACAGATGAGAACA gAGATGACTATAGCCCTCAAACTGAGGCTGCATACTTGTCAACTGCCACATATTCTGGAGACAGTGGGAGTGTGAGTCTGTGA
- the LOC101798906 gene encoding programmed cell death 1 ligand 1 isoform X3 has protein sequence MFQILTLLLLEMQLWVVSGLFTVEVPQQLYVAVFGSNVTMECRFPVNGSLNLGLLSVVWEQKRQGHSESRDVYALHKGKALPPSQHHDYVGRAALLHDELESGRAILQITSVKITDAGSYLCLIDYQGADYKYITLEVTALLSTLYSGQKSLILFIIATCVIVTVLLSALIIFQKRKSFKKCHAKKKTGKLNPSLTDENRDDYSPQTEAAYLSTATYSGDSGSVSL, from the exons ATGTTCCAAATCCTGACACTGCTGTTGCTGGAAATGCAGCTCTGGGTGGTTTCAG GTTTATTTACAGTTGAAGTTCCTCAGCAGCTGTACGTTGCTGTGTTTGGGAGCAATGTGACCATGGAATGCAGATTCCCTGTGAATGGCTCGTTGAACCTGGGACTCTTAAGTGTTGTCTGGGAGCAGAAGAGGCAAGGTCACTCAGAATCAAGAGATGTGTATGCACTTCACAAGGGGAAAGCACTCCCTCCATCTCAGCATCACGATTACGTGGGAAGAGCAGCACTGTTACATGACGAATTGGAATCGGGACGAGCTATCCTTCAAATCACCAGCGTCAAGATCACAGATGCGGGATCATACCTTTGTCTTATTGACTACCAGGGTGCTGACTACAAGTACATTACTTTGGAAGTAACAG cTTTATTGAGTACACTGTATAGTGGACAAAAATCCCTGATCTTATTTATCATCGCCACGTGTGTGATAGTAACAGTCCTTCTCTCTGCCTTAATAAtctttcaaaagagaaaatcatTCAAGAAATGCCATGCcaaaaaaaag ACAGGAAAACTGAACCCTAGCCTGACAGATGAGAACA gAGATGACTATAGCCCTCAAACTGAGGCTGCATACTTGTCAACTGCCACATATTCTGGAGACAGTGGGAGTGTGAGTCTGTGA